Below is a window of Hyphomonas neptunium ATCC 15444 DNA.
CTGGCGGGGGATTATCCGGCAGAGGTTCGTCCGCTGACGGAGGAGCTGAACAAGCTGATCGAGCACAACCGGGAAGTGGTGGAGCGGGCGCGCACACATGTGGGCAATCTGGCCCATGCGCTGAAGACGCCGCTGGCGGTGCTGCGCAATGAAGCCAAGGGCGGCTCCCAGCTGGATGATGTCGTGCGCCGGCAGGCCGAGGCGATGCAGACCAATGTGGAGCATTATCTGAAGCGGGCGCGGATGGCGGCGCGGGCCGAGGCGATTGGCGCGCGCACGGATGTGCGCCCCGTGCTCGACGGGCTGGCGCGGATGCTGAACCGGCTGTTTGATGCGCGCGGAATTGATGTGACGGTTGCCGGCGCGCAGAGCGCGGTTTTCCGCGGCGAGCAGCAGGACTTTGAGGAGATGGCGGGCAACCTGATGGAAAACGCCTGCAAATGGGCGGCCAGCGAGGTGCTGGTATCGGTGAGTGACAGTCCGCAGGAGCTGGTCATCACGGTGGAAGATGACGGGCCGGGCCTGACGCCGGAGCAGCGGGCGGGCGCGATGAAGCGCGGGGTGCGGCTAGATGAAACAACGCCGGGGACTGGGCTGGGGCTGTCGATTGTTACAGAACTGGCGGAGCTGCATAAGGGCAGCCTTGAACTCGGCGACGCTGCGCTTGGCGGCCTGAAGGCTACTTTGAGATTTCCCCGGCCATGAAACATCTGAACCTCATTATTCTTGGGCTTTGTCTTGTGCTTGGCGCGGGCGGGTATCTGTTGATCGGCAAGCCGGGCATGGCCGACCAGCCGATGGAGACGCGGCAGGCGGCGCTGGCGGAAAAGGTGCGGCTGGACCCGCAATCGCTGACCGAAGGCGAGATGCTGTCGCGCCTGGAGCAGGCGGTGATCGACAAGCCCGATGAGCCCCAGCCGCATTATTTCATCGGCGAGATGCTGCGCACGCAAGGGCGGGCGGAGGATGCTGTGCGGGCGTATCAGTCTGCGCTGCGGCGGGATCAGGATTTTGTGCCGGCACTGATCGGGCTGGCGGATGTGCTGACGCAGCTGGCGGACGGGATGATCGGGCCGGATGCGACGCGGCTCTATGCGCGGGCCTATCAGCTGGACGAGAGCCAGGTGAGCGCAGGGATGCGCGCGGCCATGGGCGCGGCGCAGGCAGGCGATCAGGAAAAGGCCGAGCAGGCGATGCGCTATATCTATGCGCGCCTGCCGGAGGATGATCCGCGCCGCGAACGGTTCCGGCCGATGATCGAGGCGATTGGGCAGGCGCCGGCTGAGCCGGAATAGCGCTGTATCTGCCGCACTCCCCAAGGGGGGCGGGGCAGCTTATAACCTGACCCATGCGCG
It encodes the following:
- a CDS encoding tetratricopeptide repeat protein, whose product is MKHLNLIILGLCLVLGAGGYLLIGKPGMADQPMETRQAALAEKVRLDPQSLTEGEMLSRLEQAVIDKPDEPQPHYFIGEMLRTQGRAEDAVRAYQSALRRDQDFVPALIGLADVLTQLADGMIGPDATRLYARAYQLDESQVSAGMRAAMGAAQAGDQEKAEQAMRYIYARLPEDDPRRERFRPMIEAIGQAPAEPE